The following coding sequences are from one Mycolicibacterium aichiense window:
- a CDS encoding error-prone DNA polymerase yields the protein MRWFNGPPSWGEMERVLNGKPRRPGLSLGEPHADGGDSPAWSRRREPYEPIGDRPLRSTVPYAELHAHSAYSFLDGASTPEELVEEASRLDLRAIALTDHDGLYGVVRFAEAAKELDMRTVFGAELSLGNTARTEVPDPPGPHLLVLARGPEGYRRLSRQLSAAHLAGGEKGKPRYDYDSLTEAAGGHWHILTGCRKGHVRQALSRGGPDAAAAALADLVDRFGSDRVSIELSHHGDPFDDERNAALAALAPRFGVGVVATTGAHFAEPSRGRLAMAMGAIRARQSLDEAAGWLAPLGGAHLRSGDEMAHLFAQYPEVVSAAADLGEQCAFGLALIAPQLPPFDVPDGHTEDSWLRELVMVGAARRYGPRAGAPEAYAQLERELEVIAALKFPGYFLVVHDITRFCRENDILCQGRGSAANSAVCYALGVTAVDPIANELLFERFLSPARDGPPDIDIDIESDLREKAIQYVYDRYGRDYAAQVANVITYRGKSAVRDMARALGFSQGQQDAWSKQISHWHSGADSADLEGIPEPVVDLAVQIKNLPRHMGIHSGGMVICDRPIADVCPVEWARMENRSVLQWDKDDCAAIGLVKFDMLGLGMLSALHYCIDLVAEHKGIEVDLARLDLSEPAVYEMLQKADSVGVFQVESRAQMATLPRLKPRVFYDLVVEVALIRPGPIQGGSVHPYIKRRNGLEEVTYDHPSMEPALRKTLGVPLFQEQLMQLAVDCAGFSAAEADQLRRAMGSKRSTEKMRRLRDRFYAGMAQRHGITGEIAERIYDKLEAFANFGFPESHSLSFASLVYYSSWFKLHHPAAFCAALLRAQPMGFYSPQSLVADARRHGVTVHGPDVNASLAHPTLENSGMEVRLGLGAVRNIGDDLAQRIVEERDAGGPYASLLDLTGRVQLSVPQTEALATAGALGCFAITRREGLWAAGAAASQRPDRLPGVGSSSHVPALPGMTEVELAASDVWATGISPDSYPTQFLREDLDAMGVVTADRLLDVPDGSRVLIAGAVTHRQRPATAQGVTFMNIEDETGMVNVLCTPGVWNRHRKLAQTASALLIRGQVQNATGAVTVMAERMGRITLKVSSRSRDFR from the coding sequence GTGCGCTGGTTCAATGGGCCGCCGAGCTGGGGCGAGATGGAGCGGGTGCTCAACGGCAAGCCCCGCCGCCCCGGCCTGTCACTGGGCGAACCGCACGCCGACGGTGGAGACAGTCCGGCGTGGTCACGTCGGCGGGAACCCTACGAACCGATCGGCGACCGACCGTTGCGTTCGACGGTGCCCTACGCCGAGCTGCATGCGCACTCGGCCTACAGCTTCCTCGACGGAGCGAGTACCCCCGAGGAACTCGTGGAGGAGGCGTCGCGGCTGGACCTGCGGGCCATCGCGCTGACCGACCACGACGGGCTCTATGGCGTGGTGCGATTCGCCGAGGCCGCCAAAGAACTGGACATGCGCACCGTCTTCGGTGCCGAACTGTCGCTGGGCAATACCGCCCGCACCGAAGTGCCCGACCCGCCCGGCCCGCATCTGCTGGTGCTGGCCCGCGGGCCGGAAGGCTACCGTCGGCTGTCTCGTCAGTTGTCCGCCGCGCATTTGGCCGGCGGTGAGAAGGGCAAACCGCGCTACGATTACGACTCCCTCACCGAGGCGGCAGGCGGGCATTGGCACATTCTTACCGGCTGCCGCAAAGGTCATGTCCGGCAGGCGCTTTCGCGCGGTGGGCCAGACGCGGCGGCCGCAGCGCTGGCCGATCTGGTGGACCGCTTCGGTAGCGACCGGGTCAGCATCGAACTCAGTCATCACGGTGATCCGTTCGACGATGAGCGCAATGCCGCGCTTGCCGCGCTGGCTCCCCGGTTCGGAGTGGGGGTCGTCGCCACCACCGGGGCGCACTTCGCCGAGCCGAGCCGCGGCAGGCTGGCGATGGCGATGGGAGCGATCCGGGCGCGCCAGTCGCTGGACGAGGCGGCCGGCTGGCTGGCCCCGCTGGGCGGTGCGCATCTGCGGTCCGGCGACGAGATGGCGCACCTGTTCGCGCAGTATCCTGAAGTCGTCAGCGCTGCAGCAGATCTCGGTGAGCAGTGCGCTTTCGGGCTGGCGCTGATCGCACCGCAGCTGCCCCCGTTTGATGTGCCCGACGGGCACACCGAGGACAGCTGGTTGCGCGAGCTGGTGATGGTCGGCGCCGCCCGGCGCTATGGGCCGCGCGCCGGTGCGCCGGAGGCCTACGCCCAGCTCGAGCGCGAACTCGAGGTCATCGCCGCGTTGAAGTTCCCGGGGTACTTCCTGGTGGTCCACGACATCACCCGGTTCTGCCGGGAGAACGACATCCTCTGTCAGGGAAGGGGATCGGCCGCCAACTCCGCGGTGTGTTACGCACTGGGTGTCACTGCAGTCGACCCGATCGCCAACGAACTGCTCTTCGAGCGGTTCCTGTCCCCGGCCCGCGACGGCCCACCCGACATCGACATCGACATCGAGTCGGACCTTCGGGAGAAGGCCATCCAGTACGTCTACGACCGCTACGGCCGTGACTATGCCGCGCAGGTCGCCAATGTCATCACCTATCGGGGCAAGAGTGCGGTGCGTGACATGGCACGTGCGCTCGGCTTTTCGCAGGGGCAACAGGATGCCTGGAGTAAGCAGATCAGCCACTGGCACTCCGGGGCCGACTCGGCTGACCTCGAGGGTATCCCCGAGCCGGTCGTCGACCTGGCGGTCCAGATCAAGAACCTGCCCCGGCACATGGGCATCCACTCCGGCGGCATGGTGATCTGCGATCGCCCGATTGCCGACGTCTGCCCGGTGGAGTGGGCGCGCATGGAGAACCGGAGCGTGTTGCAGTGGGACAAAGACGACTGTGCGGCAATCGGATTGGTGAAATTCGACATGCTGGGCCTCGGCATGCTCTCGGCGTTGCACTACTGCATCGATCTGGTGGCCGAACACAAAGGCATCGAGGTCGACCTGGCACGCCTGGATCTGTCCGAACCCGCGGTGTACGAGATGCTGCAGAAGGCGGACTCGGTCGGGGTGTTCCAGGTGGAGTCGCGCGCCCAGATGGCCACTCTCCCGCGGTTGAAGCCGCGGGTGTTCTACGACCTGGTGGTGGAGGTGGCACTGATCCGTCCCGGACCGATCCAGGGCGGCTCGGTGCATCCCTACATCAAACGGCGCAATGGTCTCGAGGAGGTCACCTACGACCACCCGTCGATGGAACCTGCGTTGCGAAAGACGTTGGGGGTGCCGCTGTTCCAGGAGCAGCTCATGCAGCTGGCGGTGGATTGCGCGGGATTCTCGGCAGCCGAGGCCGACCAATTGCGCCGGGCCATGGGGTCCAAGCGCTCCACCGAGAAGATGCGACGGCTGCGGGATCGCTTCTATGCCGGGATGGCGCAGCGCCACGGCATCACCGGCGAGATCGCCGAACGGATCTACGACAAGCTGGAAGCCTTCGCCAATTTCGGCTTCCCGGAGAGCCATTCGCTGAGCTTCGCCTCGCTGGTGTACTACTCCTCGTGGTTCAAACTGCACCACCCGGCGGCGTTCTGCGCCGCGCTGCTGCGTGCCCAGCCGATGGGTTTCTATTCGCCGCAGTCGCTGGTCGCCGACGCCCGCAGGCACGGGGTGACGGTGCACGGGCCCGACGTCAATGCCAGCTTGGCGCATCCCACGCTGGAGAACTCCGGGATGGAGGTACGGCTGGGATTGGGCGCCGTGCGCAACATCGGTGACGACCTGGCTCAGCGGATCGTCGAGGAGCGTGACGCCGGTGGCCCCTACGCTTCACTACTGGATCTGACTGGGCGGGTGCAGCTTTCGGTTCCGCAAACCGAGGCGCTGGCCACCGCGGGAGCGCTGGGCTGTTTCGCGATCACCCGACGGGAGGGGCTGTGGGCGGCCGGGGCGGCGGCGTCCCAGCGCCCAGACCGACTGCCCGGTGTCGGCTCGTCATCACACGTGCCGGCGTTGCCCGGCATGACCGAGGTGGAGTTGGCCGCTTCCGACGTGTGGGCCACCGGCATCTCGCCGGACAGCTATCCCACCCAGTTTCTGCGCGAAGATCTCGACGCGATGGGTGTGGTCACTGCCGACCGGCTGTTGGACGTACCCGACGGCAGCCGGGTGCTGATCGCGGGCGCGGTGACACACCGGCAGCGGCCGGCCACCGCGCAGGGCGTGACGTTCATGAACATCGAGGACGAGACCGGCATGGTCAATGTGCTGTGTACGCCGGGGGTGTGGAACCGGCATCGGAAACTGGCGCAGACCGCGTCGGCGCTGTTGATCCGCGGGCAGGTGCAGAACGCCACCGGGGCGGTGACCGTGATGGCCGAACGGATGGGCCGCATCACGTTGAAAGTGAGTTCGCGGTCCCGGGACTTCCGCTGA
- a CDS encoding nitroreductase family protein yields MTLDLTVDELLTSTRSVRKRLDFDRPVPREVLMECLDLALQAPTGSNAQGWQFLFVEDPAKKKALADIYRATGTPYLDMPAPVRGDMRDAQMDSVLSSAKYLNENLEKAPVFLIPCLEGRPDGAPAGMQASYWGSLIPAVWSFMLALRSRGLGSAYTTLHLIGDGEKQAADLLGIPFDRYTQGGLWPIAYTKGTDFKPAKRLPAEQLTHWDTW; encoded by the coding sequence ATGACACTCGATCTGACCGTTGATGAACTCCTTACTTCCACCCGATCGGTGCGTAAGCGGCTCGACTTCGACCGGCCGGTGCCGCGTGAGGTCCTGATGGAGTGTCTGGATCTGGCCCTGCAGGCGCCGACAGGCTCCAATGCCCAAGGCTGGCAGTTCCTGTTCGTCGAGGACCCCGCCAAGAAGAAGGCGCTGGCCGATATCTACCGGGCCACCGGCACGCCCTACCTCGACATGCCCGCCCCGGTTCGCGGCGACATGCGCGATGCGCAGATGGACTCGGTGCTCAGCTCGGCCAAGTACCTCAACGAGAACCTCGAGAAGGCCCCGGTGTTCCTGATCCCGTGCCTGGAGGGCCGCCCGGACGGCGCCCCCGCCGGCATGCAGGCGTCGTACTGGGGTTCCCTCATCCCCGCCGTCTGGAGTTTCATGCTGGCCCTGCGGTCGCGCGGGCTGGGCTCGGCGTACACGACTCTGCACCTGATCGGGGACGGCGAAAAGCAGGCCGCCGATCTGCTCGGCATCCCGTTCGACCGGTACACCCAGGGCGGCCTTTGGCCGATCGCATACACCAAGGGCACGGACTTCAAGCCCGCCAAGCGGCTGCCCGCCGAACAGCTGACCCACTGGGACACCTGGTGA
- a CDS encoding TIGR03667 family PPOX class F420-dependent oxidoreductase translates to MATELSQEVRDRLVGDNFGWLTTVAKSGQPVPKLVWFYFDGTDVIIYTAPGSAKVRHIGSHPRVSLNLDSSGDGGGIIVVGGPATIDNEDADPRDDAAFWAKYGALSDQAGLTDSMGDYNLRLRISIDKVWTTPTE, encoded by the coding sequence ATGGCAACTGAACTGAGTCAAGAGGTGCGCGATCGGCTTGTCGGCGACAACTTCGGCTGGTTGACCACAGTCGCCAAATCCGGCCAGCCGGTGCCCAAGTTGGTGTGGTTTTACTTCGACGGCACCGACGTCATCATCTACACGGCGCCCGGCTCGGCCAAGGTGCGCCACATCGGCTCCCATCCGCGGGTCAGCCTGAATCTGGACTCCAGCGGCGATGGCGGAGGCATCATCGTTGTGGGCGGCCCCGCCACCATCGACAACGAGGATGCCGACCCGCGTGACGACGCGGCGTTCTGGGCGAAATACGGTGCGCTGTCAGACCAAGCCGGGTTGACCGACTCGATGGGTGACTACAACCTGCGGCTTCGGATCAGCATCGACAAGGTGTGGACGACGCCGACGGAGTGA
- a CDS encoding nitroreductase/quinone reductase family protein has product MRYSGAGGSLGASQPAVWAIRNVVAPVHRWIYRCSRGRVLARNILLLSTEGCRTGKVHTNPVFFLRDSDQFVICNVRPRNERTNPWVLNLRAHPTATVQIGADRITCDAHELEDAQVDRYWPRLVALWPAYREHYERSGDRTVFVLEPRV; this is encoded by the coding sequence ATGCGCTATTCCGGCGCCGGCGGATCGCTCGGTGCGAGCCAACCCGCGGTGTGGGCCATCAGGAATGTGGTCGCACCCGTGCACCGGTGGATTTATCGCTGCTCGCGCGGACGAGTGTTGGCGCGCAACATTCTCTTGTTATCCACCGAGGGCTGCAGGACGGGAAAAGTCCACACCAACCCGGTTTTCTTCCTTCGGGATTCCGATCAGTTCGTCATATGCAACGTGCGGCCGCGTAATGAACGAACGAATCCCTGGGTTCTGAACCTGCGCGCCCACCCGACCGCAACGGTTCAAATCGGTGCCGACCGCATCACCTGTGATGCGCATGAACTCGAGGATGCACAGGTTGATCGGTACTGGCCACGACTCGTCGCGCTCTGGCCCGCCTACCGAGAGCATTACGAACGGAGCGGGGACCGGACAGTCTTCGTCCTCGAGCCGCGCGTCTGA
- the helR gene encoding RNA polymerase recycling motor ATPase HelR, whose product MTTQAHDHELESERDYLADLYDRLDARRRQMKAHYRAALGGPIDIQDGGTLVARDAEVRALAQSMARLDVADHGLCFGRLDAISGERLYVGRIGIFDEDNEILLLDWRAPAARAFYIATAANPEGMRRRRQFHSLGRRLVDFTDEVFGRPDPNAGDDSPFSSDAALLAAVNAPRGEGMRDIVATIQAEQDEIIRLDHPGVLVIEGGPGTGKTVVALHRVAYLLYTQRKRIERHGVLVVGPNQAFMNHIGRVLPSLGESEVVFSTVGDLVPGLHVTAEDTPDIARIKGSRAILSVLAAAIADRQRVPEHPLDIPLGDVTMQIAADTAQWAIDEARASGLPHNAARAVFRDIVTYVLTERGIARIGRGWLTRDDRDAWEKVRADLLADLEDNERFLAALDQLWPVLEPDELLAELYTSPDRLRAAGADPALLREVGDAWTTSDIPLLDELVDLLGRDKAADDAAAQALKVETDYARGVLENMVAHEDLMDDEDHLLAQDLIDAEGLAERFTERDYRDLAERAAADRDWTYRHVVVDEAQELSEMDWRVLMRRCPSRSFTVVGDLAQRRSMAGATSWAQMLDPYVPGRWVYRSLSVNYRTPAEIMTVAAAVLADFAPDVRPPESVRACGVRPWSRRVTAEQMPGAIEEFVAAEAGHDGTSIVIGPPGMPSVVAPSETKGLEFDAVLVVEPELILADGPRGAAELYVALTRATQRLGVLHTGPLPPALAGLAEAP is encoded by the coding sequence ATGACGACGCAGGCACACGACCACGAGCTGGAGTCCGAGCGCGATTACCTGGCCGATCTCTACGACCGGCTCGACGCCAGGCGCAGGCAGATGAAGGCCCACTACCGCGCCGCACTCGGCGGGCCGATCGACATCCAGGACGGCGGAACCCTGGTGGCCCGCGATGCCGAGGTGCGGGCACTGGCCCAATCGATGGCCCGCCTGGACGTGGCAGATCACGGTCTGTGTTTCGGGCGGCTGGACGCCATTTCCGGGGAACGGCTCTACGTCGGCCGCATCGGCATCTTCGACGAGGACAACGAGATACTCCTGCTCGACTGGCGGGCGCCGGCCGCGCGCGCGTTCTACATCGCCACCGCCGCCAACCCCGAGGGCATGCGGCGGCGCCGGCAGTTCCACTCCCTCGGGCGCAGGCTGGTCGACTTCACCGACGAGGTGTTCGGCCGTCCCGACCCGAACGCCGGCGACGACAGCCCGTTCAGCAGTGACGCGGCGCTGCTCGCGGCCGTCAACGCTCCCCGCGGGGAGGGCATGCGCGACATCGTGGCCACGATCCAGGCCGAGCAGGACGAGATCATCCGCCTCGACCACCCGGGCGTGCTGGTGATCGAGGGCGGCCCAGGTACCGGCAAAACCGTGGTGGCACTGCACCGGGTGGCGTACCTGCTCTACACCCAACGCAAGCGGATCGAACGCCACGGCGTGCTTGTCGTCGGACCCAACCAGGCGTTCATGAACCACATCGGCCGGGTGCTGCCCTCGCTGGGCGAATCGGAGGTGGTGTTCTCGACGGTCGGCGATCTGGTTCCCGGTCTGCACGTCACCGCCGAGGACACCCCGGATATCGCCCGCATCAAGGGTTCTCGCGCGATCCTGTCAGTACTTGCGGCGGCGATCGCCGACCGCCAGCGTGTGCCCGAGCACCCATTGGATATCCCGCTGGGCGATGTCACGATGCAGATCGCCGCCGACACCGCGCAATGGGCGATCGACGAGGCACGCGCAAGCGGACTGCCGCACAACGCCGCTCGGGCGGTGTTCCGCGACATCGTCACCTACGTACTGACCGAGCGTGGGATCGCCCGGATCGGCCGCGGCTGGTTGACCCGTGACGATCGCGACGCCTGGGAGAAGGTGCGCGCGGACCTGCTCGCCGACCTCGAAGACAACGAGCGGTTCCTCGCCGCCCTCGACCAACTCTGGCCAGTCCTCGAGCCGGACGAACTGCTGGCCGAGTTGTATACCTCGCCCGACCGGTTACGCGCCGCCGGCGCCGACCCGGCGCTACTGCGAGAAGTCGGCGACGCCTGGACGACCTCCGATATCCCGCTGCTCGACGAGTTGGTCGACCTGCTGGGCCGAGACAAGGCGGCCGACGACGCCGCCGCACAGGCGCTCAAGGTGGAAACCGACTACGCCCGAGGCGTTTTGGAGAATATGGTCGCGCACGAGGATCTGATGGACGATGAGGACCATCTGCTCGCGCAGGACCTGATCGACGCCGAGGGCCTGGCCGAACGCTTCACCGAGCGCGACTACCGAGATCTCGCCGAACGCGCGGCCGCCGACCGGGACTGGACCTATCGGCACGTCGTCGTCGACGAGGCCCAGGAGCTCTCCGAGATGGACTGGCGGGTGCTGATGCGCCGCTGCCCGAGCCGGTCGTTCACGGTCGTCGGCGATCTCGCACAGCGCCGCTCGATGGCCGGTGCGACGTCGTGGGCGCAGATGCTGGACCCGTACGTGCCCGGCCGGTGGGTGTACCGGTCGCTGTCGGTGAACTACCGTACCCCCGCCGAGATCATGACCGTCGCCGCTGCGGTGTTGGCCGATTTCGCGCCCGACGTCCGGCCGCCGGAGTCGGTGCGCGCGTGCGGTGTGCGCCCCTGGTCCCGGCGGGTCACCGCGGAGCAGATGCCGGGCGCCATCGAAGAATTCGTCGCCGCCGAGGCCGGTCACGACGGGACCAGCATCGTGATCGGACCGCCGGGCATGCCGAGTGTGGTCGCGCCGTCGGAAACCAAGGGTCTCGAGTTCGACGCGGTGCTGGTCGTCGAGCCGGAACTCATCCTCGCCGACGGTCCGCGCGGCGCGGCCGAGCTCTACGTCGCGCTCACCCGCGCCACCCAGCGGTTGGGTGTGTTGCATACGGGCCCGCTGCCGCCGGCGCTGGCCGGGCTTGCCGAAGCTCCGTAA
- a CDS encoding sensor histidine kinase yields the protein MNQIQQPTAVPPKRPSRWSLRNWPVRGKVFAIVAVPLALALAFAGARIWDGVESAQDLQVAADRVQMIPVIENYVGALQGVLLAYSSNGDTQASVSTFDKSKATLQNKLNSTDVAPDVRTGVTNLLTGGQQLVAAVSANTMGLRDRITAYAPILLTAEDAINGSVRLDDEKLRVQTQGLSRAIGARGQMLMQELLVEQGGDLPEPELRTSMITLAGTEPSTLFGMSQVLGVGSPEAKTLQSEMVRRMGIMSSPDATLAGNADLRQSLQATDAVAEKVVTSTTGEVTTSVQQLAADRRHAVVRDALLVLAAFIAALVVVFLVARSLVRPLRILRDGALRVAHTDLEQGIARVRAGDEREPEPLPVYTTEEIGQVAHAVDELHTQALLLAGDEARLRLVINEMFETMSRRNRSLVDQQLSLIDQLERNEKDPERLDNLFRLDHLATRMRRIGSNLLVLAGAQVSRDHRESLPLASAVNGAVSEVEDYKRVEIAEVCDSALIGRVSADAVHMLAELIDNALRYSPPISPVRVSAVHTGNAGVLIEVHDDGIGMTDSDLRIANMRLHAGGEVNPDNTRHMGLFVVGRLAHMHGMQVRLRNAVEGEPSSGTTAELYIPAKLLEHGEPVGNDAQRYDAPSERPAGQDVHDEPVVATAAPGPIDPSGLPRRSPGSSGITAAPPPEPEPEPEPEPQPSPWFAGAEQPAAENVHASDTSGFFAARARAEETRDEHLDISDMDVLAAGLSAPEFEDTDTDFIYQKMLNELMVDPHSIAVPQDWKSVWDNGWETAAEVDNVPVQDHTEHGLPVRDPGARLVPGAAESPAPALPQRDPDAVRASFSSHFGGVRAARSDLQAGSAENGKDHS from the coding sequence ATGAATCAGATTCAGCAGCCGACAGCCGTGCCGCCGAAGCGGCCGTCGCGATGGTCGCTGCGCAACTGGCCGGTGCGAGGCAAGGTGTTTGCGATCGTGGCCGTTCCGCTGGCGCTCGCGCTCGCCTTCGCCGGCGCCCGCATCTGGGACGGCGTCGAATCGGCACAGGATCTGCAGGTCGCCGCCGATCGGGTCCAGATGATTCCGGTCATCGAAAACTACGTCGGCGCCCTCCAGGGTGTGCTGCTGGCGTACTCGTCGAACGGCGACACCCAGGCGAGCGTCAGCACATTCGACAAGAGCAAAGCCACCCTGCAGAACAAGCTCAATTCGACCGACGTCGCTCCCGACGTCCGCACCGGCGTGACCAACCTGCTCACCGGTGGCCAGCAACTGGTGGCGGCGGTGTCGGCGAACACGATGGGGCTGCGCGATCGCATCACCGCCTACGCGCCGATCCTGCTGACCGCCGAGGACGCGATCAACGGCTCGGTGCGCCTCGACGACGAGAAACTGCGCGTCCAGACCCAGGGCCTGAGTCGCGCGATCGGCGCCCGCGGCCAGATGCTGATGCAGGAGCTGCTCGTCGAGCAGGGCGGCGACCTGCCCGAGCCTGAACTGCGCACGTCGATGATCACGCTGGCCGGTACCGAGCCGTCGACGTTGTTCGGCATGAGCCAGGTCCTCGGTGTCGGCTCGCCCGAGGCCAAGACGCTGCAGAGCGAGATGGTCCGGCGGATGGGCATCATGTCGAGTCCGGACGCGACGCTGGCCGGCAATGCCGACCTGCGTCAATCGCTGCAAGCCACCGACGCGGTCGCGGAGAAGGTCGTCACGAGCACCACCGGCGAGGTCACCACCTCGGTGCAGCAGCTGGCTGCCGACCGCCGCCACGCCGTCGTCCGCGACGCGTTGCTGGTGTTGGCCGCCTTCATCGCGGCGCTGGTCGTGGTGTTCCTGGTCGCGCGGTCGCTGGTCCGGCCGCTGCGCATCCTGCGCGACGGAGCCCTGCGCGTCGCCCATACCGATCTGGAGCAGGGCATCGCCCGCGTTCGGGCCGGCGACGAACGCGAACCCGAACCCCTGCCGGTCTACACCACCGAGGAGATCGGCCAGGTCGCCCACGCGGTCGACGAATTGCACACCCAGGCGCTGCTTCTGGCCGGTGACGAGGCGCGGCTGCGGCTGGTGATCAACGAGATGTTCGAGACGATGTCGCGGCGCAACCGATCGCTCGTCGATCAGCAGCTCTCGCTCATCGACCAGCTGGAACGCAACGAGAAAGATCCCGAACGGCTCGACAACCTCTTCCGGCTCGACCATCTGGCGACCAGGATGCGTCGTATCGGCTCCAACCTGTTGGTGCTCGCCGGAGCGCAGGTGTCGCGCGACCACCGCGAGTCGTTGCCGTTGGCCAGCGCCGTCAACGGCGCGGTCTCCGAGGTCGAGGACTACAAGCGGGTGGAGATCGCCGAGGTGTGCGACTCGGCCCTGATCGGGCGCGTCTCCGCCGATGCGGTACACATGCTCGCCGAGTTGATCGACAACGCGCTGCGGTACTCGCCGCCGATCTCGCCGGTGCGGGTCAGCGCTGTGCACACCGGCAACGCCGGAGTGCTGATCGAGGTGCACGACGACGGCATCGGCATGACCGACAGCGACCTGCGGATTGCCAACATGCGCCTGCACGCCGGCGGCGAGGTCAACCCGGACAACACCCGGCACATGGGGTTGTTCGTGGTCGGGCGGCTGGCGCACATGCACGGCATGCAGGTGCGGCTGCGTAACGCCGTCGAGGGGGAGCCGTCGTCGGGGACGACGGCCGAGCTCTACATCCCGGCCAAGCTGCTGGAGCACGGCGAGCCGGTCGGCAACGACGCGCAGCGGTATGACGCACCCTCCGAAAGGCCTGCCGGGCAAGACGTTCACGACGAACCTGTTGTCGCTACGGCCGCGCCTGGCCCGATCGATCCGAGTGGGTTGCCGCGACGATCCCCGGGTTCCAGCGGAATCACCGCAGCACCCCCGCCGGAGCCTGAACCCGAGCCCGAACCCGAGCCGCAGCCGTCGCCGTGGTTCGCCGGGGCGGAGCAGCCTGCAGCCGAGAACGTGCACGCATCGGACACCTCAGGGTTCTTCGCAGCCCGTGCCCGCGCCGAGGAGACGCGCGACGAGCACCTCGACATCAGCGATATGGATGTGCTGGCGGCCGGCCTGTCGGCGCCCGAATTCGAGGACACCGACACCGATTTCATCTACCAGAAGATGCTCAACGAGCTGATGGTCGACCCGCACTCCATTGCCGTGCCCCAGGACTGGAAGTCGGTGTGGGACAACGGCTGGGAGACCGCGGCCGAGGTGGACAACGTGCCCGTGCAGGACCACACCGAACACGGTCTGCCGGTCCGCGATCCCGGCGCCCGGTTGGTGCCCGGCGCCGCCGAGTCGCCGGCCCCTGCGCTCCCGCAACGCGATCCTGATGCGGTCCGCGCCTCGTTCAGCAGCCACTTCGGCGGCGTGCGCGCGGCGCGTTCGGACCTGCAGGCCGGTTCCGCAGAGAACGGAAAAGACCACTCATGA
- a CDS encoding class I SAM-dependent methyltransferase: MVETSLWMQKVAADPGHSRWYIERFRAMARAGDDLVGEARFVDAMAARGSHILDAGCGPGRVGGYLASVGHHVVGVDVDPALIEAAEEDHPGPRWLVGDLAELDLPARGITEPFDIIVSAGNVMTFVAPTTRVQVLTRLRAHLKADGRAVIGFGAGRDYEYSQFFDDAAHAGLTPDLLLSTWDVRPFSDDSDFLVALLKPA; the protein is encoded by the coding sequence ATGGTCGAGACCAGCCTCTGGATGCAGAAAGTCGCGGCCGATCCCGGGCATTCGCGGTGGTACATCGAGCGGTTCCGTGCGATGGCCCGCGCCGGTGACGACCTGGTCGGCGAGGCCCGCTTCGTGGATGCGATGGCGGCGCGCGGCTCCCACATTCTCGACGCCGGCTGCGGTCCCGGCCGGGTGGGCGGATATCTGGCGTCGGTCGGCCACCACGTGGTCGGTGTCGACGTCGACCCGGCACTGATCGAGGCCGCCGAAGAAGACCATCCCGGCCCGCGCTGGCTTGTCGGCGACCTCGCCGAACTCGACCTGCCGGCGCGCGGTATCACCGAACCGTTCGACATCATCGTCTCGGCAGGCAACGTCATGACATTCGTCGCGCCCACCACCCGCGTGCAGGTGTTGACCCGGCTGCGTGCCCACCTCAAAGCAGACGGTCGCGCGGTGATCGGCTTCGGGGCCGGACGTGATTACGAATACAGCCAGTTCTTCGACGACGCCGCTCACGCCGGACTCACGCCCGATCTGCTGCTGTCCACCTGGGATGTGCGGCCCTTTTCCGATGACTCCGACTTTCTCGTGGCGCTGCTCAAACCGGCGTAG
- a CDS encoding tRNA (cytidine(34)-2'-O)-methyltransferase, with the protein MFRILFYSPRIAPNTGNAIRMVAATGCELHLVEPLGFDLSEPKLRRAGLDYHDLASVTVHASLDQAWAAMAGARVFAFTAHATRSSFDIAYQPGDVMLFGPEPTGLDAATLADPHITEQVRIPMLSGRRSLNLSNAAAVVAYEAWRQHGFEGGV; encoded by the coding sequence GTGTTCAGAATCCTCTTCTACTCACCACGGATCGCGCCGAACACCGGTAATGCCATCCGGATGGTGGCCGCGACCGGATGCGAATTGCATCTGGTGGAGCCGCTGGGCTTCGACCTGTCCGAACCGAAGCTCCGCCGCGCCGGATTGGACTATCACGACCTGGCGTCGGTGACGGTGCACGCCAGCCTGGATCAGGCCTGGGCGGCGATGGCCGGCGCGCGGGTGTTCGCGTTCACGGCGCACGCCACGCGATCGTCGTTCGATATCGCCTACCAACCAGGCGACGTGATGCTGTTCGGGCCCGAACCGACGGGTCTGGACGCCGCCACGCTGGCCGACCCGCATATCACCGAGCAGGTGCGGATCCCGATGCTGTCCGGGCGGCGGTCACTGAATCTGTCCAACGCTGCCGCGGTGGTGGCCTATGAGGCGTGGCGGCAGCACGGCTTCGAAGGCGGGGTCTAG